The sequence below is a genomic window from Mycobacterium spongiae.
TTGTCGGCGAGGCTGGCCGCGCGCGATCCGATGCGCCATCCGATGGCCAGGCGGGGTCGGGTGCCCTCAAGGCTCCGCCGGCCGCGCGGTGGCGGGTTGCCGGATCGGCCGTTCTTTTCGTGGCGGGCTTCACCACGGTGTTCGTGCTCGGCACTGTCGCCGTGCTGGGGATGACCACCACGCTGATTACCAACCAGCTGGTGCTGCAGCGAGCCGGCGGGGTGCTGACCATCGTCATGGGGCTGGCGTTCGTGGGCCTGATACCGGCCCTGCAGCGTCAAGCGCGGTTCACCCCGCGGCAGGTGACGACGGTGGCGGGGGCGCCGCTGCTTGGTGCGGTCTTCGCGCTCGGCTGGACACCGTGCTTGGGGCCGACGCTGACGGGGGTGATCACCGTCGCTTCGGCCACCGAGGGGGCCAACGTGGCGCGGGGGATCGTGCTGGTAATCGCCTACTGCCTTGGGTTGGGGATACCGTTCGTGCTGCTCGCGTTCGGTTCGGCGACGGCGGTGACGGGCGTGGGCTGGCTGCGCCGACACACGAGGGCCATCCAGGTCTTCGGTGGTGCCTTGCTGATCGCCGTGGGCGTGGCCCTGGTCACCGGGGTGTGGAACGAGTTCGTTTCGTGGCTGCGGGACGCGTTCGTGACCGACGTGAGGTTGCCGATTTGAGCCCGCGAGAAGTGGCGCGTCTGCTCGCGCAGAGGGCGCGCAATACCTGGCGCACGTTGACGTCGATGGGCACCGCGCTCGTGCTGTTGTTTCTGCTTGCGCTCGGCGCGATACCCGGGGCGCTACTCCCGCAGCGCAGCCTCAACGCCGGCAAGGTCGCCGACTACCTCGCCGCCCATCGGCGGATCGGCCCGTGGCTGGACAGGCTGGGGTTTTTCGACGTGTTCTCCAGTTTTTGGTTCACCGCAATCTATGTACTGCTGTTCGTATCCCTTGTCGGTTGTCTGACACCACGGATGGTGGAGCACGCCCGCAGCTTGCGAACCAAACCGGTCGCAGCTCCGCGCAACCTGACCCGGCTGCCCAAGCACAGCCACACACACATCGCCGGCGAGCCCGCCGCGCTGGCGGCAACGATCGCCGGTCGACTGCGAGGTTGGCGCACGATCGTCCGGGACGACTCCGCGTCGGTGCCGCCAACCATAGAAGTGTCCGCCGAGAAGGGCTACCTGCGCGAATTCGGCAACCTGGTGTTCCACTTCTCGCTGCTGGGTCTGCTCGTCGCGGTAGCGGCCGGCAAACTCTTCGGCTACGAGGGCAATGTGATCGTCATCGCCGACGGTGGCCCCGGTTTCTGCTCGGCGTCGCCGGCCGCCTTTGACTCATTCCGCGCCGGCAACACCGTGGACGGCACGTCCCTGCGCCCGATCTGCATCCGGGTCAACGACTTTACGGCGCACTACTTGCCGTCGGGCCAGGCCACCTCGTTCGCCGCGGACATCGACTATCAGGTTGGACGCGATCTGGCCGCCAACACGTGGCGTCCGTACCGTCTGGAGGTCAACCACCCGCTGCGGCTCGGTGGTGATCGGGTGTACCTGCAAGGTCATGGTTACGCACCCACTTTCACGGTGACGTTCCCGGACGGACAGAACCGCACGTCGACCGTGCAATGGCGCCCCGACAACCCGCAGACGCTGCTGTCCTCGGGTGTGGTGCGCGTCGACCCGCCCGCCGGCAGCTACCCGGACCCCGGCGAGCGTCGAAAGCGCCAGATCGCGATCCAGGGCTTGCTGGCGCCCACCGAGCAGCTCGATGGCACCCTGCTCTCGTCGGGCTTCCCAGCGCTCAACGACCCGGCGGTGGCTGTCGATATCTACCGTGGCGACACCGGCCTCGACAGCGGGCGACCCCAGTCGCTGTTCACCCTGGATCCCCGCATGATCGAGCAGGGCCGGCTGATCAAGGAGACGCGGGTGAACCTGCGTGCCGGCGAGCAAGTGCGGCTCGAGCAGGGTCCGGCGGCAGGCACCGCGATCCGTTTCGACGGTGCCGTGCCCTTTGTCAATCTGCAGGTCTCCCACGACCCCGGGCAGGTCTGGGTGCTGGTCTTCGCCATGACGATGATGGCCGGACTGTTGGTGTCGCTGGTGGTGCGCCGCCGCCGCGTGTGGGTTCGGCTGGCGCCGGCGCCAGAATCGGCAGGTACGGTGAACGTCGAGCTGGGCGGCCTGGCGCGCACCGACAACTCTGGGTGGGGTGACGAGTTCGAGCGGTTGGCTGAACGCCTGCTGGCTGGGCTCGGCGAGTCGGATGCGACCTCAGCCGACGAGTCGGCCGCCATCAGCGTACGAAGGAGTTCTGCGGTGGACGTCACATGAACACGCTGCACATCAACGTCGGGCTAGCCCGGTACTCGGACCTGGCGTTCACGTCGGCCGTCGTGGCGCTGGTGGTCGCGCTGGTGCTGTTGGCTTTCGAGCTCGCATACGTCCGCGACCGCAAGCTGGCAGCGGTGGCGGCACCAGCCGGATCGGTGAGCAACGACAGCTCCAGACCAGGCGTCGTGGCTGATGATTCGCCGCGACCGTTCGACGAACGCGTCGGACGCGCCGGGCTGGCCGTGGCCTACCTAGGCATCGGGCTACTGCTGGCGTGCATTGTGCTGCGGGGCCTGGCCACGCTGCGGGCGCCCTGGGGCAACATGTATGAGTTCATCAACCTAACGTGCTTGTCCGGGCTGGTCGCCGGTGCCGTGGTGCTGCGCCGCCCGCAGTATCGGCCGTTGTGGGTGTTTGTTCTGGTCCCGGTGCTGGTCCTGCTCACGGTGTCCGGACGCTGGCTCTACGCCAACGCTGCACCCGTCATGCCGGCGCTGCAGTCGTACTGGCTGCCGATTCACGTATCGGTGGTGAGCCTCGGTTCGGGCGTGTTCCTGATCGCTGGTGTTGCCAGCATTCTGTTCCTGCTACGCACCTCACGGTTGGCGGATCGCGAGCAGGGCCAGGGCGCTGCGGGCGCGCTAGCACGGGTCGTCGACCGGCTGCCGGATGCCCAGACCCTGGACCGGCTCGCCTACCGGACCACGATCTTCGCGTTCCCGGTGTTCGGTTTCGGCGTGATATTCGGTGCGATCTGGGCCGAAGAGGCCTGGGGCAGGTATTGGGGCTGGGATCCCAAAGAGACGGTGTCCTTCGTCGCATGGGTGGTGTACGCGGCTTATCTGCATGCCCGGTCAACGGCGGGATGGCGGGATCGGAAGGCGGCCTGGATCAATGTTGCTGGATTCGTCGCCATGGTCTTCAACTTGTTCTTCGTTAACCTGGTGACTGTCGGCCTGCATTCCTACGCGGGGGTTGGCTGACAGTTCGCCAGCGATCGACCGGAGTAGTTGCAGCATGAGGCCGCAAAAGGGGCGTGCGCGTGTCTGAGCATCCAACGACGGGGGCGCCCCGGCGCTCCCCGGATGGCGAAGGTGCGGCGGATCATCCGACTGTGCAGTTGCCGCGTCAGCAATACTGCGCTGATCCGCCCGCAGAAACCGGTGACTCAACACCGAGCGGATCTTTTGCGGCATTTCGCACCGAGCAGCAGGCCCCTGCTCCCGGGGACGACGCGACGGGCGCGGTCCCGCAGACGGCATCCGCCGAATCGCCGCCCTGGGATTCGGAACAGGCTACCGGGCCGGTAGCCGGCCTTCCGCGAGTCGACCCGACCGCATTCGGCGCGTATTACGGCGGCCCGACCGACCCGCCCCCGCAGCCGCCACACCGCCCGGAGCCAGCGTCACATTCGCGCTACCCCGAACTGTCCACCAGCATGCTGCTCCGCCAGCCCAAACCACCCCCCTCGGAGGGGTGGCGGCGGTTGCTCTACATGCTGTCCGGACAGCTGGTCAACTTGGGCGAGGGTCCCCGCGCCACTCACTACAACGATCTGGTGGCACGCGTGAACCGGCCGTTGCGGGGTTGCTACCGCATCGCGCTGCTATCGCTGAAGGGTGGTGTTGGCAAGACCACCATCACCGCGACGCTGGGAGCCACGTTCGCGTCGCTGCGCGGTGACCGGGTAATAGCCGTGGACGCCAACCCGGAGCGTGGCAACCTGGGCGAGAAGGTCCCGGTGGAGACGCTGGCGACCGTGCGGCACCTGCTGCGCGATGCCGATGACATCGAGCGCTACAGCGATGTCCGCGGCTACACGTCGCAGGACTCGAGCGGACTGGAAGTGCTGGCTTCGGACCCCGACCCGGCTGTTTCGGAGGCTTTCAGCGCCGACGACTATACGCGGGCTCTGGAAATGCTGGAGCGGTACTACGGCCTGCTGCTCAGCGACTGCGGCACCGGGCTGCTGCATTCGGCGATGTCGGCGGTATTGGCCAAGTCCGATGTGCTTGTCGTGGTCAGTTCGGCTTCTATCGATGGCGCGCGCAGCGCCTCGGCGACGCTGGACTGGCTGGAGGAGCACGGCCACGAAGACTTGGTGCGTAACTCCGTCGCCGTCGTCAACGCGGTGCGGCCCAGCTCCGGCAAGGTCGACCTGCAAAAACTGATCGAGCACTTCTCCCGGCGTTGCCGCGCGGTCCACCTGGTGCCATTCGACCCGCACCTTGAGGAAGGCGCCGAGATCACTTTGGAGCGGCTCAAGCGAGAGACCCGACTAGCGCTCACCGAACTGGCGGCCGTGGTGGCCGAGGGCCTCCCCAGTGACTAGCAACGGTGCGGCTAACGCGGGTTGTTGTCGCCGTGCCCCAAGCGCCACAAGAACTCCGGATCGTCGTCGGGTCCGATAACGCGTGTCTTCGGGCGGGCGAGCTGGGACCGTGCAGCGCGCCAGCCAATGTAGATCAGCGTCCCCAGGACCAGGATCAGGAGCAGGTAGAGCACTCAACACCTCCTGAGATCGAATATACCCGCGCCGTAGGCTCTGACTGTGTCCGAAGCGCCCAGGGGCAAGACCGCCCGGAGCCGTGTTGTTGTCGATGTAGTGGTCTACGCGGTGGCCAGGCTGCTGCTGGTGGCGGTGCTCAGCGCCGCGATCTATGGGATTGGGCGACTCGTCGGAGTGACGGAATTCCCGCTGGTCGTTGCGGTGCTTTTCGCCCTGATCATTGCGATGCCACTGGGTATCTGGCTCTTTAGCCCCCTGCGTCGGCGCGCTACGGACGCGCTCGCGGTCGCCGGCGAGCGCCGGCGTACCGAGCGTGACCGGCTCCGGGCGCGACTGCGTGGTGAGCCGGCACCGGACGAGGGGTCCGACGAGGTCGTTGACGGGGAGTGAAACCGCTGGCTGCGCCTTTCGGCGCCACCGTCACGAGCCGGGCGGCATCCTGACGACTTGGGCGGCGTAGCTCAGGCCGGCACCGTAACCGATCAGCAGAGCCAGGTCGCCGGGTGTTGCTGTGCCGGTTTCCAGCAGTTGGGCCATCGCCAACGGGATGGAAGCCGCTGACGTGTTGCCCGTGTGCTCGATATCGTTGGCGACAACGGCATCCGGTCGTAGTTCGAGGTTCTTGGCCAGCACTTCGTTGATTCGGCTATTGGCCTGGTGGGGGATGAAGACGTCGATCTCGTCAGGCCTGACCCCTGCCGCGTCCAGGGCCGCGCGCCCGACTTTGCCCATCTCGAACGCGGCCCAGCGGAAGACGGCGGTACCTTCAAGCCGCAGAAATGGGCGCGGGCCCGTCGGGTTGTCGGTATAGGAGATCCAGTCGATGTCCTGGCGAATGGCGTCGGCCTGGCTACCGTCGCTGCCCCAGACGGCCGGCCCGATTCCTTGCGTCGGCGTGGTGCCTATCACGACGGCAGCGGCGCCGTCGGCGAAAATGAAGCAGTTGCTGCGGTCCTGCATGTCCACAGTGGGGGATAGTTTCTCGGTGCCGATCACCAGCATCGTGCCGGCGCTGCCGCCCCGGATCATGTCGGCAGCGACGCCAAGCGCGTACCCGAATCCCGCGCACCCCGCTGCCAGATCGAATGCGGGTACGGCCGTTGCGCCCAGTGCCGCTGCGACCATCGGGGCCGACGCGGGGGTCTGCAGGAAATGGGTGCTGGTGGCGACGATCACACCGTCGACGCCGGAACCATCGAGTGAGGCGCTCGCCAGCGCTCGCTGACTGGCCTCGACCGCCATCGACGTTGCGGACTCGTCGTCGGCAGCGAACCTGCGGGTCTTGATACCGGTTCTCGAGTAGATCCACTCATCGGACGAGTCGATGTTTAGGCAAATCTCGTCGTTGGTGACCACCCGCTTGGGGCGGTACGCCCCGATACTGAGCAATCCGACGCTCTTGGCGCCGCTGGTTGTGGCGATCTCCGTCATAGCCTTCCTCGGTTGGTTATTCAGGCTTGTCGGACCTGATCGACTGTAGACGCGGTCGGCGTGGCCGGTGGCCGCAGGTCGCTACCTTCAGTGTGCAATCCCGGCGCCATCCTGCCCAGGGCATACCGACGGTTGCTCTTGTCGGGTAGGTGGCCTTGTTTCCGTTAGGTGGCCGTGTTTCCGTTAGGTGGTCAGAGCCAATGCCCCCGCCACCGCGATCGCCCACACGAGCATCGCCAACCCGGTGTCGCGCAGTACCGGAATCAACTCACGCCCGCCGCGACCGGATCGAACCGGGCCGAGGGCCCGCAGCGCCAGCGGCGCCGCCAGTAATCCGGCCGCGCACCATGGCGCCGCGATCATCAGCACCCCGGTCGCGATTGTGGCGGTGGCCAGCAGTGCCTGGTACAGCACCCGGGTGCGTGCGTCGCCAAGCCGCACCGCCAGCGTGATCTTGCCCGATAGCGCGTCTGTCGGGATATCCCGCAGGTTGTTGGCCACCAGTACTGATGACGACAACGCACCGGTGGCAACCGCCAGCACCAGCCCTACCCAGTCGACGCGCAGCGCCTGGGTGTACTGGGTACCGAGGACAGCGACGAGGCCGAAGAACACGAAAACCGCGACCTCGCCAAAGCCCGAATAGCCGTAGGGTTTCGACCCGCCGGTGTACAGCCAGGCGCCGGCAATGCACACGGCTCCGACCGCGATCAGCCACGGCGCGCTGAGCAGGGCGAGCGCGCAGCCGGCCGCGGCACCGACCGCCAGTGCCACCATTGCCGCGGCCAGCACCGTTCGGGCGGGGGCCAGGCGTGAGCCCACCAACCGCGCCGGGCCAGTCCGGTCGTCGTCGGTGCCCCGGATCCCGTCGGAGTAGTCGTTGGCGTAATTGACCCCGATAGTCAGTGCGATCGCGACAGCCATGGCCAGCAGCGCCCTCCACCACACCGCCGCGTCCAGCCAGGCGGCGGCGCCGGTGCCCGCGACAACGGGTGCCACTGCGTTGGGGAGGGTCCGCGGCCGCGCGCCGGAGATCCACTGGCCGAAACTTGCCATCAGGCCATCCTGCCAGGATGGCCGCGCAGCCCCGTGCCTGCGACCAAACGTGCGGCATGAATGACAATGAGCGGATGCTCGGAGTGATCGGCGGTAGCGGCTTCTATACGTTCTTTGAGCCCTCGGGGTCGTCGGATACCGTCAATCCGCCCACGCCGTATGGTCAACCCAGCGCCCCTATCACGATGGGCACGATTGGGGAGCACGAGGTCGCGTTTCTGCCCCGGCACGGTGCACATCATCAATACTCGGCGCATACCGTCCCGTACCGGGCCAACATGTGGGCGCTGCGTGCGCTCGGGGTGCGGCGGGTTTTCGCGCCGTGCGCGGTGGGTAGCCTGACCCGCGAGCTCGGTGCCGGCGTGGTCGTGGTGCCCGACCAACTGGTCGATCGCACCAGCGGCCGGGCCGACACGTATTTCGATTCCGGCGGTGTGCACGCCACTTTTGCCGATCCCTACTGCCCCGCGCTGCGGGCAGCGGTCACCGACCTGCCCGGGGTGGTCGACGGCGGGACCATGGTGGTGATCCAGGGTCCGCGCTTTTCCACCCGCGCGGAAAGCCAGTGGTATGCCAGCGCCGGGTTCAGTCTGGTCAACATGACCGGCTATCCCGAGGCGGCGCTCGCTCGTGAGCTCGAACTATGCTATGCGGCAATCGCTTTGGTGACCGATGTGGACGCAGGTGTTGCCGCGGGAGACGGTGTGAAGGCCGCCGACGTATTCGCTGCGTTCGAGGAGAATATGAAACTGCTCAAGACGCTGGTGCGCGGCGCGATCGATCGGGTTGGGTCCGAGCCCACCTGCACGCACTGTCTGCGGCACGCGGGTGTCACGTTGCCGTTCGAGTTGCCATGAGAGTCCTCGTGACCGGAGCGGCCGGTTTCATCGGGTCGCGGGTCGGCGAGGTGCTGCGCGCCGCGGGTCATGACGTTGTTGGCGTCGATGTGTTGTTGCCTGCCGCCCACGGTCCGAACCCCGTGATGCCGCCGGGATGCCACCGGGTTGATGTCGGCGATCCCGGCGCGCTGGGTCCGATGTTGGCCGGTGTCGACGTGGTGGTTCATCAGGCGGCGATGGTGGGTGCCGGCGTGGACGCCGCAGACGCACCCGCTTACGGCGGGCATAACGACTTCGCGACCACCGTGTTGCTGGCGCAGATGTTCGCTGCGGGGGTCCGCCGGCTTGTGCTGGCGTCCTCGATGGTCGTCTACGGGCAAGGCAGGTACCGCTGCCCGGCGCACGGTCTCGTTGATCCGCTGCCGCGACGGCGCGCGGACCTTGATGCCGGGAATTTCGAGCACCGCTGTCCGCTCTGTGACGAGGCACTGCGGTGGCAGCTCGTCGATGAGGACGCCGCGCTACGGCCACGCAGCTTGTATGCGGCTAGCAAGACCGCGCAAGAGCACTACGCGCTGGCCTGGTCGGAGTCGACCGGCGGATCGGTAGTGGCGCTGCGGTACCACAACGTTTACGGTCCCGGCATGCCGCGTGACACGCCGTACTCGGGTGTGGCGGCGATCTTTCGTTCGGCGTTGGAAAAAAACGAGCCACCGAGGGTCTTCGAAGACGGCGGTCAAATGCGTGATTTCGTTCATGTCGACGACGTGGCCGCGGCTAACCTCGCCGCGGCACACCTGATTGAATCCGACCATCACGGTTTTGCCGCGGCCAACGTGTGTTCCGGCCGGCCCATCTCGATCCTGGACGTGGCGACCGCGCTCTGCGACGCGCGTGGTCGCTCGGTGTCGCCCGTCATCACCGGCCAATACCGCAGCGGCGACGTGCGTCACATTGTCGCCGATCCTGCACGCGCGACCAATCTGTTGGGGTTTCGTGCGGGCGTCGATCCGCAGGCAGGGCTCCACGAATTCGCGTTCGCGCCTCTTCGCTGACCCGAAGCCTGTCACCGAAATCGAGGTCGGTGCGGTGTCGTGTCGACCTTTGACGGGCGGCTGTCGATCTCGACGTCGCTAAGGCCGGTAGATCTTCGGGCTCACGTGTGGCGTCGGCTCGGTTGACCGAAAGATCCGTGGCGATGCGGCCGGTCCGGCGTCGGGATCGGGAGCCGTTTGGCGCTGTCGGCTCGCCGGGTGTCGTGGGCTTTCCGACGTCCGGCGAAGCCGGCCGATGATGATGGCAGCCGCGAGGACGCCGATCGCGAGGCCGCACAGCACCACGTCGAAGATGCTGGTGATCTGTTGGGCGAGATTGTTTCCATAGACCGGGTTAGCTGGCGCGCCAGGCGAT
It includes:
- a CDS encoding cytochrome c biogenesis CcdA family protein, coding for MRGFTEIAATGPLLVALAACALAGLVSFASPCVIPLVPGYLSYLAAVVGVDVVGEAGRARSDAPSDGQAGSGALKAPPAARWRVAGSAVLFVAGFTTVFVLGTVAVLGMTTTLITNQLVLQRAGGVLTIVMGLAFVGLIPALQRQARFTPRQVTTVAGAPLLGAVFALGWTPCLGPTLTGVITVASATEGANVARGIVLVIAYCLGLGIPFVLLAFGSATAVTGVGWLRRHTRAIQVFGGALLIAVGVALVTGVWNEFVSWLRDAFVTDVRLPI
- a CDS encoding cytochrome c biogenesis protein ResB gives rise to the protein MGTALVLLFLLALGAIPGALLPQRSLNAGKVADYLAAHRRIGPWLDRLGFFDVFSSFWFTAIYVLLFVSLVGCLTPRMVEHARSLRTKPVAAPRNLTRLPKHSHTHIAGEPAALAATIAGRLRGWRTIVRDDSASVPPTIEVSAEKGYLREFGNLVFHFSLLGLLVAVAAGKLFGYEGNVIVIADGGPGFCSASPAAFDSFRAGNTVDGTSLRPICIRVNDFTAHYLPSGQATSFAADIDYQVGRDLAANTWRPYRLEVNHPLRLGGDRVYLQGHGYAPTFTVTFPDGQNRTSTVQWRPDNPQTLLSSGVVRVDPPAGSYPDPGERRKRQIAIQGLLAPTEQLDGTLLSSGFPALNDPAVAVDIYRGDTGLDSGRPQSLFTLDPRMIEQGRLIKETRVNLRAGEQVRLEQGPAAGTAIRFDGAVPFVNLQVSHDPGQVWVLVFAMTMMAGLLVSLVVRRRRVWVRLAPAPESAGTVNVELGGLARTDNSGWGDEFERLAERLLAGLGESDATSADESAAISVRRSSAVDVT
- the ccsB gene encoding c-type cytochrome biogenesis protein CcsB, which encodes MNTLHINVGLARYSDLAFTSAVVALVVALVLLAFELAYVRDRKLAAVAAPAGSVSNDSSRPGVVADDSPRPFDERVGRAGLAVAYLGIGLLLACIVLRGLATLRAPWGNMYEFINLTCLSGLVAGAVVLRRPQYRPLWVFVLVPVLVLLTVSGRWLYANAAPVMPALQSYWLPIHVSVVSLGSGVFLIAGVASILFLLRTSRLADREQGQGAAGALARVVDRLPDAQTLDRLAYRTTIFAFPVFGFGVIFGAIWAEEAWGRYWGWDPKETVSFVAWVVYAAYLHARSTAGWRDRKAAWINVAGFVAMVFNLFFVNLVTVGLHSYAGVG
- a CDS encoding AAA family ATPase gives rise to the protein MSEHPTTGAPRRSPDGEGAADHPTVQLPRQQYCADPPAETGDSTPSGSFAAFRTEQQAPAPGDDATGAVPQTASAESPPWDSEQATGPVAGLPRVDPTAFGAYYGGPTDPPPQPPHRPEPASHSRYPELSTSMLLRQPKPPPSEGWRRLLYMLSGQLVNLGEGPRATHYNDLVARVNRPLRGCYRIALLSLKGGVGKTTITATLGATFASLRGDRVIAVDANPERGNLGEKVPVETLATVRHLLRDADDIERYSDVRGYTSQDSSGLEVLASDPDPAVSEAFSADDYTRALEMLERYYGLLLSDCGTGLLHSAMSAVLAKSDVLVVVSSASIDGARSASATLDWLEEHGHEDLVRNSVAVVNAVRPSSGKVDLQKLIEHFSRRCRAVHLVPFDPHLEEGAEITLERLKRETRLALTELAAVVAEGLPSD
- a CDS encoding DUF4229 domain-containing protein translates to MSEAPRGKTARSRVVVDVVVYAVARLLLVAVLSAAIYGIGRLVGVTEFPLVVAVLFALIIAMPLGIWLFSPLRRRATDALAVAGERRRTERDRLRARLRGEPAPDEGSDEVVDGE
- the fabH gene encoding beta-ketoacyl-ACP synthase III is translated as MTEIATTSGAKSVGLLSIGAYRPKRVVTNDEICLNIDSSDEWIYSRTGIKTRRFAADDESATSMAVEASQRALASASLDGSGVDGVIVATSTHFLQTPASAPMVAAALGATAVPAFDLAAGCAGFGYALGVAADMIRGGSAGTMLVIGTEKLSPTVDMQDRSNCFIFADGAAAVVIGTTPTQGIGPAVWGSDGSQADAIRQDIDWISYTDNPTGPRPFLRLEGTAVFRWAAFEMGKVGRAALDAAGVRPDEIDVFIPHQANSRINEVLAKNLELRPDAVVANDIEHTGNTSAASIPLAMAQLLETGTATPGDLALLIGYGAGLSYAAQVVRMPPGS
- a CDS encoding 1,4-dihydroxy-2-naphthoate polyprenyltransferase, whose protein sequence is MASFGQWISGARPRTLPNAVAPVVAGTGAAAWLDAAVWWRALLAMAVAIALTIGVNYANDYSDGIRGTDDDRTGPARLVGSRLAPARTVLAAAMVALAVGAAAGCALALLSAPWLIAVGAVCIAGAWLYTGGSKPYGYSGFGEVAVFVFFGLVAVLGTQYTQALRVDWVGLVLAVATGALSSSVLVANNLRDIPTDALSGKITLAVRLGDARTRVLYQALLATATIATGVLMIAAPWCAAGLLAAPLALRALGPVRSGRGGRELIPVLRDTGLAMLVWAIAVAGALALTT
- a CDS encoding S-methyl-5'-thioadenosine phosphorylase, coding for MLGVIGGSGFYTFFEPSGSSDTVNPPTPYGQPSAPITMGTIGEHEVAFLPRHGAHHQYSAHTVPYRANMWALRALGVRRVFAPCAVGSLTRELGAGVVVVPDQLVDRTSGRADTYFDSGGVHATFADPYCPALRAAVTDLPGVVDGGTMVVIQGPRFSTRAESQWYASAGFSLVNMTGYPEAALARELELCYAAIALVTDVDAGVAAGDGVKAADVFAAFEENMKLLKTLVRGAIDRVGSEPTCTHCLRHAGVTLPFELP
- a CDS encoding NAD-dependent epimerase/dehydratase family protein, which produces MRVLVTGAAGFIGSRVGEVLRAAGHDVVGVDVLLPAAHGPNPVMPPGCHRVDVGDPGALGPMLAGVDVVVHQAAMVGAGVDAADAPAYGGHNDFATTVLLAQMFAAGVRRLVLASSMVVYGQGRYRCPAHGLVDPLPRRRADLDAGNFEHRCPLCDEALRWQLVDEDAALRPRSLYAASKTAQEHYALAWSESTGGSVVALRYHNVYGPGMPRDTPYSGVAAIFRSALEKNEPPRVFEDGGQMRDFVHVDDVAAANLAAAHLIESDHHGFAAANVCSGRPISILDVATALCDARGRSVSPVITGQYRSGDVRHIVADPARATNLLGFRAGVDPQAGLHEFAFAPLR